The Prosthecobacter algae genome includes a region encoding these proteins:
- a CDS encoding TIGR03790 family protein: protein MAVSRNSSLWLGSVRRTGMLSLTLLAFFLSPLLAQDPAPALDLSGETVVVYNPDFAQSRELAEYYAQKRGIAADHLIGLECPMTDSMTRQQYNELLRKPLFEAFVRRGWWRLGQQELKDPATGKSMPAMTVAESAVRVVVLMRGVPFQIQRDAQNPKNTQEDEASVDSELALLGLPRQPIAGALRNPYFKQDMRFQMFQGTPGLLLVGRLDGPDADTVKRMIDDALTAEQQGLRGRAVIDLAQKTGAYQEGEDWLNRSAILFRQKGIPVYVDKAEAVLPDHWPLPDTAFYFGWYTTNASGAIASPSFKFQTGAIACHLHSFSGAALRAPDRHWVGPLLRQGAAAALGNVFEPYLSLTVHFDVLNQRLLEGYTLAEAAWNATPVLSWMNVVCGDPLYRPYARGAGSSMGDGRDRDYALYQGTSTRHPGEDSRELKQALTTLAETRSKPHLLELTALLSASEGKNTEAIDLLEHALSLYVIASDKARAHLYQARLYLDENRPAEAKATLQKMLDDSNQKDVPASQAARLIHSQIP, encoded by the coding sequence TTTGGTTAGGCTCCGTTAGGCGAACAGGAATGCTTAGCCTGACGCTGCTAGCCTTCTTCCTCAGTCCTCTGCTTGCCCAGGATCCCGCCCCGGCCCTGGATCTCAGTGGTGAAACCGTGGTGGTTTACAATCCGGACTTCGCCCAGTCTCGGGAGCTGGCCGAATACTACGCCCAGAAACGCGGCATCGCAGCGGACCACCTCATCGGCCTGGAGTGCCCGATGACGGACTCCATGACCCGGCAGCAGTATAACGAACTTTTGCGCAAGCCTTTGTTCGAAGCCTTCGTGCGCCGGGGCTGGTGGCGGCTAGGCCAGCAGGAGCTGAAGGACCCGGCCACAGGCAAGTCCATGCCCGCGATGACCGTGGCCGAGTCTGCCGTGCGTGTGGTGGTGCTGATGCGCGGTGTCCCCTTCCAAATTCAGCGGGATGCGCAGAACCCCAAGAACACGCAGGAAGATGAAGCCAGCGTGGATAGCGAACTGGCCCTGCTAGGCCTGCCGCGCCAGCCCATCGCTGGTGCTCTGCGCAATCCTTACTTCAAGCAGGACATGCGCTTCCAAATGTTCCAAGGCACACCGGGACTGCTGCTGGTCGGCCGGCTGGATGGACCTGATGCGGACACCGTGAAGCGGATGATTGATGATGCGCTGACCGCCGAACAGCAGGGGCTGCGGGGTCGGGCGGTCATTGATCTGGCGCAGAAAACCGGGGCCTATCAGGAAGGTGAAGACTGGCTAAACCGCAGCGCTATCCTCTTTCGCCAAAAGGGCATCCCCGTCTATGTGGACAAGGCGGAGGCCGTGCTGCCCGACCACTGGCCCCTGCCGGATACTGCCTTTTATTTTGGCTGGTACACCACGAATGCCAGCGGGGCCATCGCCAGTCCCTCGTTCAAATTTCAGACCGGGGCCATAGCCTGCCATCTGCATTCCTTCAGTGGGGCTGCGCTGCGTGCGCCAGATCGGCATTGGGTAGGCCCGCTGCTACGGCAGGGGGCCGCCGCTGCGCTGGGCAATGTGTTTGAGCCCTACCTCAGCCTCACGGTCCACTTTGATGTTCTCAACCAACGATTGCTAGAAGGCTACACGCTGGCGGAGGCCGCCTGGAATGCCACGCCGGTGCTCTCCTGGATGAATGTTGTCTGTGGAGATCCTCTCTACCGTCCTTATGCACGCGGTGCGGGCTCTAGCATGGGCGATGGACGCGACCGCGACTACGCCCTGTATCAAGGTACCTCCACTCGGCATCCGGGCGAGGACAGCCGCGAACTGAAACAGGCCCTCACCACCTTAGCCGAAACCCGCAGCAAACCGCACCTGCTGGAACTCACCGCCCTACTTTCCGCCAGCGAGGGCAAGAACACCGAGGCCATCGACCTGCTGGAGCACGCCCTCAGCCTTTACGTCATCGCCTCCGACAAAGCCCGCGCGCATCTGTATCAGGCCCGCCTCTATCTGGATGAAAACCGTCCGGCTGAGGCCAAGGCCACCCTGCAAAAGATGCTGGATGATTCTAACCAAAAGGATGTACCCGCCAGCCAGGCTGCGCGGCTGATCCACAGTCAGATTCCCTGA
- a CDS encoding type II toxin-antitoxin system VapC family toxin has protein sequence MIYLLDTDILIHMMRGLKIRVARTEAQKLRVQQARNILSACRTQSKAGHTVACSAITLAELEFGARNSLDYEQEAAATRVAMSAFQAFDWTVEGCVEAYGFIRHHLESKGKSIGENDQLIAAHAMALKAVLVTNNTGEFTRIPGLKVENWTVSSA, from the coding sequence ATGATCTACCTGCTTGATACAGACATCCTCATTCACATGATGAGAGGACTGAAGATCAGGGTCGCCAGGACTGAGGCCCAGAAGCTGCGTGTGCAGCAGGCCCGGAACATCCTTTCGGCTTGCCGTACGCAGTCCAAGGCCGGGCATACGGTAGCTTGTTCTGCCATCACTCTGGCCGAGCTGGAGTTTGGTGCTCGCAATAGCCTAGACTATGAGCAGGAAGCCGCCGCCACCCGGGTGGCGATGTCTGCCTTTCAGGCGTTTGACTGGACGGTGGAGGGTTGTGTGGAGGCTTATGGCTTCATCCGCCATCACTTGGAATCCAAAGGAAAAAGCATTGGTGAAAATGATCAGCTCATTGCCGCCCATGCCATGGCCTTGAAAGCGGTGCTGGTGACGAACAACACCGGTGAATTCACTCGCATTCCTGGACTGAAGGTGGAGAACTGGACGGTCTCTTCCGCCTAA
- a CDS encoding nucleotidyltransferase domain-containing protein, producing the protein MSHQPQNIHAGTQVVTLISVHGSNHALVHPRGAVGIVTRTPCGEEQRYLVRFPDGFEAALQPTEMEVLKLFKDRLEGASNSLQDFALEDHVIYRCIVGSRAYGLETETSDTDLRGIYLAPADLHWSLYGAPEQFEDNEQQACYWELQKFLTMALKANPNILECLYSPLVEKATPIAQELLAIRDKFLSQMIFQTFNGYALSQFKKIEQDLRNQGKVRWKHAMHLLRLLMSGAGALREGRVPVHVGERREELLAVKRGELTWEQVDAWRQRLHREFEQALAETKLPERPDYEAANQLLISARRSKAA; encoded by the coding sequence ATGTCTCACCAGCCCCAAAACATCCACGCCGGCACGCAGGTGGTCACGCTCATCAGCGTGCATGGCAGCAATCATGCCCTGGTGCATCCGCGCGGGGCTGTGGGCATTGTCACGCGGACTCCCTGCGGTGAGGAGCAGCGTTACCTCGTGCGTTTTCCCGATGGTTTTGAGGCCGCTTTGCAACCGACCGAGATGGAGGTGCTGAAGCTTTTCAAAGATCGCCTGGAGGGCGCCTCCAACAGCCTGCAGGACTTTGCGCTGGAGGATCATGTCATCTACCGCTGCATCGTCGGCTCGCGGGCCTATGGCCTAGAGACTGAAACCTCAGACACGGATCTGCGTGGCATCTACCTTGCCCCGGCAGATCTGCACTGGTCGCTTTATGGCGCACCCGAGCAGTTCGAGGACAATGAGCAGCAGGCCTGTTACTGGGAGCTGCAAAAGTTTCTCACCATGGCCCTGAAGGCCAATCCCAACATCCTCGAGTGTCTCTATTCCCCCCTGGTAGAAAAGGCCACGCCCATCGCCCAGGAGTTACTGGCGATCCGGGACAAGTTCCTCTCCCAGATGATCTTCCAGACCTTCAACGGCTATGCCCTCAGCCAGTTCAAAAAGATCGAGCAGGACCTGCGCAACCAAGGAAAGGTGCGCTGGAAACACGCCATGCACCTCCTCCGCCTCCTCATGAGCGGAGCGGGAGCCCTGCGTGAAGGACGCGTGCCCGTGCATGTGGGCGAGCGCCGCGAGGAACTGCTGGCCGTGAAGCGCGGTGAACTCACCTGGGAACAGGTGGATGCGTGGCGACAGCGCCTACACCGCGAATTCGAACAAGCCCTGGCCGAAACCAAGCTGCCCGAAAGGCCGGACTATGAAGCGGCTAACCAACTGTTGATTTCGGCGAGGCGCTCCAAAGCGGCCTAA
- a CDS encoding vWA domain-containing protein: MSRLSLLACFSLATLSLQAEPVSVELILDCSGSMWNKLADGRYRIDAAKQVLSEFIATAPEKEDLHIGLRLYGSKVSHREPGACEDTALVVPIEGFQRGEMLKLVKEARAIGATPLAISLNAAADDFTKPGKKQVIVFTDGEESCGGDVTAALAKLKSNGIDADVRIIGIGLPKAVAARFATLAPIENADSVMKLAEALKNATATTVAIPAAPPKVEKLKVTVRVMKNGEPLPEGDISLTGTDKSPVKFAKGEEPGTWTGELPPGIYTANVAPAGRAFTDLGVARTADNTFVLDVTELPKVAIEIPNEEITVLQEFALMFSGANGVGDQLIIIAPVDAPDSALPNLRDAIGKEATLAMIAPDLPGKYEARFTQRGADGQNVVCGRSKPFEVKVPQITLEVPATVTTSTPMTVKFKAPVQRGDWIGWVKAGAEDGEYKIYARPTADSDSVQMNAPAEAGDYEMRYANDGSIKPFARKAFKVEAATLALEAPETVMAGSMVAIGWKAPAVGNLYISIVEKSDSPGAYNDYRRLDGGVNPLKILAPRKTGEMEIRITEEQQNKVMFTRPIKLTAMQATVKGPAEVAKDAPISIAWTGPAGTGDFVTITKVGAADNEYLNYAYVLDAPATVEIKAPEEAGDFELRYTTQENQVIARQPIKVK, translated from the coding sequence ATGAGCCGTCTTTCCCTTCTGGCATGCTTTAGCCTTGCCACTCTCAGCCTCCAAGCCGAGCCCGTTTCCGTCGAACTCATCCTCGACTGCTCCGGCTCCATGTGGAACAAGCTGGCCGATGGCCGCTACCGCATCGATGCGGCCAAGCAGGTGCTCAGTGAATTCATCGCCACGGCCCCTGAGAAGGAGGATTTGCACATCGGCCTCCGTCTCTACGGTTCCAAAGTATCCCACCGCGAACCCGGGGCCTGTGAGGACACCGCCCTGGTCGTTCCCATCGAAGGGTTTCAGCGGGGTGAAATGCTGAAGCTGGTCAAAGAAGCCCGCGCCATCGGGGCCACGCCTCTGGCCATTTCGCTGAATGCGGCAGCCGATGACTTCACGAAACCGGGCAAGAAACAGGTCATCGTTTTTACCGATGGGGAGGAATCCTGCGGAGGCGATGTCACCGCCGCCTTGGCCAAACTGAAGTCCAACGGCATTGATGCCGATGTGCGCATCATCGGCATCGGCCTGCCGAAGGCGGTGGCGGCCCGGTTTGCCACCTTGGCTCCCATTGAAAATGCCGATAGCGTGATGAAGCTGGCCGAAGCGCTGAAAAACGCCACAGCCACCACCGTCGCCATCCCCGCCGCTCCGCCGAAGGTGGAAAAGCTGAAGGTCACGGTGCGCGTCATGAAGAACGGCGAGCCCCTGCCGGAGGGTGACATCAGCCTCACAGGCACGGACAAATCGCCCGTCAAATTCGCCAAAGGCGAGGAGCCTGGCACTTGGACGGGCGAGCTGCCACCCGGGATCTACACGGCGAATGTCGCCCCTGCCGGGCGTGCATTCACGGACCTGGGCGTGGCGCGCACGGCGGACAATACCTTCGTGCTGGATGTCACCGAATTGCCAAAGGTGGCGATCGAGATCCCGAATGAGGAGATCACTGTGCTGCAGGAGTTCGCGCTGATGTTCTCCGGGGCCAATGGCGTGGGAGATCAGCTCATCATCATCGCTCCGGTGGATGCGCCAGATTCTGCTCTGCCCAATCTCCGCGATGCCATCGGCAAGGAGGCCACCCTGGCCATGATCGCCCCAGATCTGCCAGGCAAGTATGAAGCGCGTTTCACCCAGCGCGGGGCCGACGGGCAAAACGTCGTCTGTGGCCGGTCCAAACCCTTCGAGGTCAAGGTGCCGCAAATCACGCTGGAAGTGCCCGCCACCGTCACCACCAGCACACCGATGACGGTGAAGTTCAAAGCCCCCGTTCAGAGAGGCGACTGGATCGGCTGGGTCAAGGCAGGCGCTGAAGATGGCGAATACAAAATCTATGCACGCCCCACTGCCGACAGCGACAGCGTACAGATGAATGCCCCAGCGGAAGCTGGTGACTATGAGATGCGCTATGCCAACGATGGCAGCATCAAGCCCTTTGCCCGCAAAGCCTTCAAGGTGGAGGCCGCCACGCTGGCACTGGAAGCTCCCGAAACGGTCATGGCAGGGTCCATGGTAGCCATCGGCTGGAAAGCCCCCGCTGTGGGAAATCTGTACATCTCCATCGTGGAAAAAAGTGACTCGCCCGGCGCTTATAATGACTACCGGCGGTTGGATGGTGGGGTAAACCCGTTGAAAATCTTGGCCCCACGCAAGACTGGTGAAATGGAGATCCGCATCACTGAGGAGCAGCAGAACAAGGTGATGTTCACCCGCCCCATCAAACTCACGGCCATGCAGGCCACCGTCAAAGGCCCGGCAGAAGTCGCCAAGGACGCTCCCATCAGCATCGCCTGGACGGGCCCCGCAGGCACGGGAGACTTTGTCACCATCACCAAAGTCGGCGCGGCAGATAATGAATACCTGAACTACGCCTACGTGCTGGATGCCCCCGCCACGGTGGAGATCAAAGCCCCCGAAGAAGCCGGAGACTTCGAGCTGCGCTACACCACCCAGGAAAACCAGGTGATTGCCCGCCAGCCGATCAAGGTGAAGTGA
- a CDS encoding antitoxin — translation MTAIAKVFQNGRSQAVRLPKEFRVKGPEVYIRHTSEGILISERDPWDRVEEGCQQLSDEFLKAVEKREKKPPQKRKWSD, via the coding sequence ATGACCGCCATCGCCAAAGTTTTTCAAAACGGGCGCAGCCAGGCCGTGCGGCTGCCCAAGGAGTTTCGTGTCAAAGGCCCGGAAGTCTATATCCGCCACACTTCCGAAGGCATTTTGATCAGTGAACGCGATCCTTGGGATCGTGTGGAAGAAGGCTGCCAGCAGCTTTCGGATGAGTTTCTGAAAGCCGTGGAAAAGCGTGAGAAAAAGCCGCCTCAGAAACGCAAATGGTCTGACTGA
- a CDS encoding CobW family GTP-binding protein, with protein sequence MSRIPLVLITGFLGAGKTTFLRALMTALQARKTGFSVVVNDFENAEVDATRLRSSDATVTAINGSCVCCSSLHEFMAVLGDIEVPRGGVLLVEVNGASDVMSLIAAITARHECRRFTSPLQVTVADAQRWQKRSPQDELEREQVQTATHSVITHVEEVNEERLAQVRAAVKELSPRAVECSAESLADYLRLVAATTRLGRQDVPKKAALLQPAMHRHHHEGERAFTSMRVDLPFVVRRADLEQTLRELPEEVVRVKGLCRLAEIPTVPLSFQHVRPQAETWFLPLLGTQGIVPTGVIIGVGLPAGEISAQFQRLPAADLLPDYQP encoded by the coding sequence GTGAGCCGCATCCCTCTCGTCCTCATCACAGGCTTCCTGGGGGCTGGCAAAACGACTTTTCTGCGAGCCCTGATGACGGCCCTCCAGGCACGCAAAACCGGCTTCAGCGTGGTGGTGAATGATTTCGAGAATGCCGAGGTGGATGCCACGCGGCTGCGTTCCTCTGACGCGACCGTCACGGCCATCAACGGCTCCTGCGTCTGCTGTTCCTCACTCCATGAATTCATGGCGGTGCTAGGTGATATCGAAGTGCCGCGGGGTGGCGTTTTGCTGGTGGAGGTCAATGGAGCCTCCGATGTAATGTCGCTCATCGCCGCGATCACCGCCCGCCATGAATGCCGCCGCTTCACCTCCCCGCTGCAGGTGACCGTGGCCGACGCCCAGCGCTGGCAGAAACGCAGCCCGCAAGATGAACTGGAACGTGAGCAGGTGCAGACTGCCACGCACAGCGTGATCACCCATGTGGAAGAGGTGAACGAGGAGCGGCTGGCACAGGTGCGGGCAGCAGTGAAGGAGCTGAGCCCACGCGCGGTGGAGTGCAGCGCAGAAAGCCTGGCGGACTACCTGCGGCTGGTCGCTGCCACAACCCGTTTAGGTAGGCAGGATGTGCCGAAAAAGGCGGCCCTGCTGCAGCCAGCCATGCACCGCCACCATCATGAGGGGGAACGGGCCTTTACCTCCATGCGAGTGGACCTTCCATTTGTGGTGAGACGTGCCGACCTGGAGCAGACCCTACGAGAGCTGCCGGAGGAAGTCGTGCGGGTCAAAGGGCTCTGCCGCCTCGCCGAGATTCCCACCGTGCCGCTGTCATTCCAGCACGTGCGCCCGCAGGCGGAGACGTGGTTTTTGCCCCTGCTGGGCACCCAGGGCATCGTGCCCACGGGCGTCATCATTGGCGTCGGTCTACCTGCCGGAGAGATCTCGGCCCAGTTCCAGCGTCTGCCTGCGGCGGATCTTCTGCCAGATTACCAGCCGTGA
- the zigA gene encoding zinc metallochaperone GTPase ZigA, producing the protein MITPPPSRLPVTVLSGFLGAGKTTLLNHILRNRAGQKVAVIVNDMSEVNVDALLIQSGDAQLSRSEEKMVEMSNGCICCTLREDLMLEVGKLAREGRFDALVIESTGVSEPMPVAETFTFEDESGHSLSDLAQLDTLVTVVDARNFLNDYHSTEDLQDRGQGMSEEDGRTLAHLLTDQIEFANVILINKTDSVEPETVEEIRGIIYALNPKAKVHLTRNSEVPLEQVLHTGLFDMQEAEQSQGWLDSLQGHTPETEEYGISSFVFRAHRPFHPQRFHDHLKTSWEGVVRAKGLFWLATRMELAGFVSQAGVLRDTRALGFFWSAVDKSEWPTDKASLSEIQANSREPYGDRRQEIVIIGRHMDQKSLVSGLEACLLTEEEYEAGPAFWQSLPDPFPQWMPSPEESP; encoded by the coding sequence ATGATCACTCCACCCCCTTCGCGTCTCCCTGTCACCGTTCTCTCGGGTTTTCTCGGTGCGGGCAAGACCACGCTGCTGAACCACATCCTGCGCAACCGCGCGGGCCAAAAGGTGGCCGTGATCGTCAATGACATGAGCGAGGTGAATGTGGACGCCCTGCTCATCCAATCTGGCGACGCCCAACTGAGCCGCTCCGAGGAAAAAATGGTGGAGATGAGCAATGGCTGCATCTGCTGCACCCTGCGGGAGGACCTGATGCTGGAGGTGGGCAAACTGGCGCGGGAAGGCCGGTTCGATGCCCTGGTGATCGAGTCCACCGGCGTGTCTGAGCCGATGCCTGTGGCGGAGACCTTCACCTTCGAGGATGAAAGCGGCCATTCCCTCTCCGACCTCGCGCAACTGGACACCCTGGTCACCGTGGTGGATGCGCGGAACTTCCTGAACGACTACCACAGCACGGAAGACCTGCAGGACCGAGGCCAAGGAATGAGCGAGGAGGATGGGCGCACTCTCGCCCACCTGCTGACGGACCAGATCGAGTTCGCCAATGTCATCCTCATCAACAAAACCGACAGCGTGGAACCGGAGACGGTGGAGGAGATCCGGGGCATCATTTATGCCCTCAACCCCAAAGCCAAGGTCCACCTGACCCGGAACTCCGAAGTGCCGCTGGAACAAGTGCTGCACACCGGCCTCTTTGACATGCAGGAGGCGGAGCAAAGCCAGGGCTGGCTGGACTCCCTCCAAGGCCACACGCCAGAGACGGAGGAATATGGCATCAGCAGCTTTGTTTTCCGTGCCCACCGCCCCTTTCACCCGCAGCGTTTTCATGACCATCTCAAAACTTCCTGGGAAGGGGTGGTGCGTGCGAAAGGCCTTTTTTGGCTGGCCACCCGGATGGAGCTGGCGGGCTTTGTTTCCCAGGCCGGTGTGCTGCGGGATACGCGTGCCCTGGGCTTTTTCTGGTCGGCGGTCGACAAGAGTGAGTGGCCCACAGACAAGGCCAGCCTATCGGAAATCCAGGCCAACAGCCGCGAACCCTACGGCGACCGCCGCCAAGAGATCGTGATCATCGGTCGGCACATGGATCAGAAATCCTTGGTGTCCGGATTGGAGGCCTGCCTGCTGACCGAAGAGGAATACGAGGCTGGTCCGGCCTTCTGGCAATCCCTTCCTGACCCATTTCCTCAATGGATGCCCAGCCCGGAGGAAAGTCCGTGA